The Benincasa hispida cultivar B227 chromosome 9, ASM972705v1, whole genome shotgun sequence genome has a segment encoding these proteins:
- the LOC120084757 gene encoding putative ABC1 protein At2g40090 has product MIYKHGFVHCDPNAANLLVRPLPSNRRSIFGKRKPQLVLLDHGLYKDLDFNIRFIYAALWKALIFSDAEAIKETSKKLGVREDLYALFVGILTMKPWNRVIDPTIDHLVIQGTENERSELQEDQKMATRLTNTMSNSLKGRPV; this is encoded by the exons ATGATATATAAGCATGGATTTGTGCACTGTGACCCTAATGCTGCAAACTTGCTTGTCCGTCCCTTACCTTCTAATAGAAGGAGCATCTTTG GCAAGAGGAAGCCACAGTTGGTACTTTTGGACCATGGGCTGTATAAAGATCTTGACTTCAACATAAGATTTATCTATGCTGCCCTTTGGAAG GCTTTAATATTTTCTGATGCTGAAGCAATAAAGGAAACCAGTAAGAAATTGGGTGTTAGGGAAGATCTTTATGCATTGTTTGTTGGAATTCTTACTATGAAACCTTGGAATCGAGTCATTGACCCAACAATTGACCATTTAGTCATTCAAGGAACTGAAAATGAACGTTCAGAATTACAG GAAGATCAAAAGATGGCTACACGGTTGACGAATACAATGTCCAACTCGCTAAAAGGGAGGCCTGTTTAG